The Kroppenstedtia pulmonis genome has a segment encoding these proteins:
- the ytxJ gene encoding bacillithiol system redox-active protein YtxJ, producing MRQWQEITTLEEWMKVLKESDHQPVFVMKHSTRCNVSADAWQECQELTQEEAVTDVTLVMVKVVESREVSNRIAEDLQVKHASPQTILIRNQQAVWDTSHWHIKKETLCEVLKENKNG from the coding sequence ATGAGACAGTGGCAAGAGATCACAACCTTGGAAGAGTGGATGAAGGTATTGAAGGAGTCTGATCATCAACCGGTGTTCGTCATGAAGCACAGTACCCGGTGTAATGTCAGTGCGGATGCCTGGCAGGAATGTCAGGAGCTTACACAGGAAGAAGCGGTAACCGATGTTACCTTGGTTATGGTAAAAGTTGTGGAATCCAGAGAAGTATCCAACCGAATCGCCGAGGATCTTCAGGTGAAGCATGCATCTCCTCAAACGATTTTGATCCGAAATCAGCAGGCAGTTTGGGATACTTCCCATTGGCATATAAAAAAGGAAACCTTATGTGAGGTATTAAAGGAAAACAAGAACGGATAG